A genomic stretch from Syntrophorhabdaceae bacterium includes:
- a CDS encoding PHB depolymerase family esterase, with translation MTKILRFLILILVAFLFVAQHVSSETFGRPGYHDGSLTHAGRTRTYKVYIPTICIVQKQKSVPLVIVLHGGGGNAKNAARVTGFSQKANTQGFIVVYPNGTSWIGRNISLTWNSGNCCGYALENNIDDVGFIKTLIEKLEHELPIDPKRIYATGISNGAMMSYRLACELSDRIAAIGPVAGALNVKDCKPTHPVSVVIIHGKDDKYVLYDGGKSLKMADNHERTDTPVSYAVSFWIKNNQCSATPQKEEKGRLIKELYAGGLSGTEVLLYTIKGGEHAWPGGKKTGYIGADEPIHEISATNLIWEFFENHPKP, from the coding sequence ATGACAAAGATCCTGCGTTTTTTAATTTTGATCCTTGTTGCGTTTCTGTTCGTTGCTCAACATGTGTCTTCGGAGACTTTCGGGAGACCGGGATACCACGACGGTTCGCTGACGCATGCCGGCAGGACAAGAACATATAAGGTATACATCCCGACTATATGTATAGTCCAGAAACAGAAATCCGTTCCTCTTGTCATCGTACTTCACGGTGGCGGCGGGAACGCAAAGAACGCAGCCCGTGTGACCGGTTTCAGCCAGAAGGCAAATACGCAAGGGTTCATCGTTGTCTACCCCAATGGAACAAGCTGGATAGGCAGGAATATCTCCCTTACCTGGAACTCCGGAAATTGCTGTGGATATGCCCTTGAAAACAACATCGACGATGTCGGTTTTATCAAAACACTTATCGAAAAACTCGAACATGAACTACCCATTGACCCTAAGCGCATCTATGCAACGGGTATATCGAATGGTGCTATGATGAGCTACCGTCTTGCCTGCGAGTTATCTGACAGGATTGCCGCTATCGGTCCCGTGGCAGGGGCTTTGAACGTCAAGGATTGCAAGCCGACACATCCTGTCTCTGTTGTCATAATCCATGGTAAAGATGACAAATACGTCCTCTACGATGGCGGCAAATCATTGAAGATGGCTGACAATCATGAACGTACCGATACTCCTGTCTCTTATGCCGTTTCGTTCTGGATAAAAAATAATCAATGTTCAGCAACCCCCCAAAAAGAAGAAAAGGGACGCCTCATTAAAGAGCTCTACGCCGGCGGATTATCCGGCACTGAAGTCCTTCTTTACACTATCAAGGGCGGGGAACATGCCTGGCCTGGAGGCAAAAAAACAGGGTATATTGGCGCCGATGAGCCCATCCACGAGATTTCAGCAACAAACCTGATCTGGGAATTTTTTGAAAACCATCCGAAACCGTAA
- a CDS encoding Fur family transcriptional regulator → MENLIKILQSKNIQPSHQRIKILEIIAKNRDHMNVNMIYDELSKEIPTISKTTVYNTLSTFAEKGLVHCLTITPEEMRYDYETKPHHHLLCKRCGRIIDVDVRCAYADAMEIDGHSIEEIEGYFKGICKECLSHDSHKHQKKEVYHG, encoded by the coding sequence ATGGAAAACCTGATTAAAATACTCCAGTCAAAGAATATACAACCATCACACCAACGTATAAAAATACTGGAAATCATTGCAAAAAACAGAGATCACATGAATGTGAATATGATATATGACGAACTCTCAAAGGAGATACCCACAATCTCAAAAACTACAGTCTACAATACACTCAGCACTTTTGCGGAAAAGGGGCTGGTGCACTGCCTCACGATCACACCTGAAGAGATGCGGTACGATTACGAGACAAAGCCACATCACCACCTGCTGTGCAAAAGATGCGGCAGGATCATTGATGTAGATGTACGATGCGCCTATGCCGACGCTATGGAGATCGACGGCCATAGTATTGAAGAGATAGAAGGCTATTTTAAGGGTATCTGTAAGGAATGTCTGTCACATGACAGTCATAAACACCAAAAAAAGGAGGTATATCATGGCTGA
- the tatB gene encoding Sec-independent protein translocase protein TatB, translating into MFGIGLPELIVIMVVALLVVGPSKLPELAKSLGKAFSEFRRMADEVKETIEEEVSGAEAPQEERPPDVADEEAYSGETHGEAEQHAENANEEEHTKIPEGGALRG; encoded by the coding sequence ATGTTTGGTATTGGTCTTCCGGAGCTCATTGTTATCATGGTGGTAGCTTTGCTGGTAGTAGGGCCTTCGAAGTTGCCCGAACTCGCAAAGTCACTCGGCAAGGCCTTTTCAGAGTTCAGGAGGATGGCGGATGAAGTAAAAGAAACCATCGAGGAAGAGGTCTCAGGGGCTGAAGCACCCCAGGAAGAAAGACCCCCTGATGTTGCTGACGAAGAGGCATATTCCGGGGAAACTCACGGGGAAGCTGAGCAGCACGCTGAGAACGCGAACGAAGAAGAACATACAAAAATCCCTGAAGGTGGAGCATTACGCGGATAA
- the tatC gene encoding twin-arginine translocase subunit TatC, protein MDDKQPFLSHLKELRDRILVCIIAIGIAFILTYYFKEKIFAFLMEPFIRVMPEKSSFIFTGVTEAFITYFKISVVAALFVVAPVILYEFWMFVSPGLYEKERRYIYPFIFLGSLCFVCGALFCYYLVMPYIYRFFVSYAAEFIIPMPDLKSYMSLTLKMLIMFGLFFELPLVAFYLAKAGIIHYRMLSSKRRYAILAIVIVSAIITPPDVSSQLLIAIPLWGLYELSVVIVRVFGKKGRVDEKA, encoded by the coding sequence GTGGATGATAAACAGCCATTCCTCTCCCATCTCAAGGAACTGCGTGACCGGATCCTGGTCTGCATTATAGCGATCGGGATAGCGTTCATATTGACATATTACTTCAAGGAAAAGATATTTGCCTTTCTTATGGAGCCTTTCATCAGGGTTATGCCGGAAAAAAGTTCCTTTATATTTACCGGTGTCACCGAGGCGTTTATTACCTATTTCAAGATATCCGTTGTCGCTGCCCTCTTTGTCGTTGCTCCGGTGATCCTCTATGAGTTCTGGATGTTCGTGTCCCCGGGCCTCTATGAAAAGGAAAGACGTTATATCTACCCTTTTATCTTTTTGGGCAGCCTCTGTTTTGTATGCGGCGCCCTGTTCTGTTATTATCTTGTCATGCCTTATATATACAGGTTCTTTGTCAGTTATGCTGCTGAATTCATTATCCCCATGCCTGACCTGAAAAGCTATATGAGCCTGACCCTGAAGATGCTCATCATGTTTGGATTGTTTTTTGAATTACCGCTTGTCGCCTTTTATCTTGCAAAGGCAGGGATCATACATTACAGGATGCTCTCATCAAAGAGGAGATATGCGATCCTTGCAATTGTCATTGTGAGCGCCATCATTACGCCGCCGGATGTGTCAAGCCAGCTCCTCATCGCCATTCCGTTATGGGGACTTTATGAATTGAGTGTTGTCATAGTGAGGGTCTTTGGAAAGAAGGGGAGGGTCGATGAAAAAGCTTAA
- a CDS encoding desulfoferrodoxin, with translation MAERLQVYKCAICGNVVEVLLGGKGELVCCNEPMELMKENTVDASLEKHVPVIEKTADGIKVKVGSVAHPMEEKHYIVLIEAIIDGKVYRQFLSPGAAPEALFPVKGENVIAREYCNLHGLWKS, from the coding sequence ATGGCTGAAAGATTACAGGTTTACAAATGTGCAATTTGCGGGAATGTTGTGGAGGTCCTGCTTGGCGGGAAGGGTGAGCTTGTTTGCTGTAATGAGCCCATGGAGCTTATGAAGGAAAATACTGTAGATGCGTCACTGGAAAAACATGTCCCTGTTATAGAAAAGACAGCGGATGGGATCAAGGTAAAGGTCGGCAGTGTTGCCCATCCCATGGAAGAGAAACATTACATTGTCCTGATCGAGGCAATCATCGACGGTAAGGTCTATCGCCAGTTTTTATCACCGGGTGCGGCGCCTGAGGCCCTTTTCCCTGTAAAGGGTGAAAATGTAATTGCCCGTGAATATTGCAACCTGCACGGGCTCTGGAAGAGCTGA